The following coding sequences lie in one Spirosoma sp. KUDC1026 genomic window:
- a CDS encoding SDR family oxidoreductase, whose protein sequence is MDTSSTQPTVLVTGGSGFIATHCIIALLNNGYAVKASLRSLSREVEVKQMLTTGGIRDFSKLTFVQADLSSKTGWREAVEGCTYVIHPASPTPNPAAKHEDEFIIPAVNGVLFVLGAARDAGVKRVVLTSAFGAISYGINKQQPYTEEDWSDLTQPLPAYQKSKTLSEKAAWEYVNGEGKGLELSVVNPTGVLGPVLSSDYSHSIKTIHQMLKGELAGCPKLSFGYVDVRDVADLHLKAMISPKARGERFIAVAGESISVLDIAKILRANLGKQADKVPTRELPSWLIRVVSWFNPEVRLIIPHLDLVKRASSEKAQRLLNWQPRSNEEAVLATGESLIRLGLV, encoded by the coding sequence ATGGACACATCAAGCACGCAACCAACAGTACTGGTAACTGGCGGCTCAGGTTTTATTGCTACTCATTGCATCATTGCTCTGTTGAATAATGGCTATGCCGTAAAAGCGTCTCTCCGATCGCTTAGCCGGGAAGTGGAGGTAAAGCAGATGCTGACGACTGGTGGCATTCGCGATTTTTCTAAGCTCACCTTTGTGCAGGCCGATCTGTCCAGTAAAACGGGCTGGCGGGAAGCAGTTGAGGGATGTACGTACGTCATTCATCCGGCCTCGCCCACACCTAACCCGGCAGCAAAGCACGAAGACGAATTTATCATCCCGGCGGTCAACGGTGTCCTGTTTGTATTAGGGGCCGCCAGGGATGCCGGGGTAAAACGAGTGGTCCTCACCTCTGCTTTCGGAGCAATCAGTTACGGCATCAACAAGCAGCAGCCTTATACGGAAGAAGACTGGTCGGATCTGACCCAGCCTTTACCAGCCTATCAGAAATCCAAGACCCTGTCGGAAAAGGCCGCTTGGGAATACGTAAACGGGGAAGGCAAGGGTCTGGAACTATCTGTGGTAAACCCAACGGGTGTGCTGGGGCCAGTACTCTCCTCCGACTATTCGCACTCGATCAAAACGATTCATCAGATGCTGAAGGGCGAACTGGCGGGCTGTCCTAAACTCAGCTTTGGCTATGTGGATGTCCGGGACGTGGCCGATCTGCATCTGAAAGCGATGATATCGCCCAAAGCCAGGGGTGAGCGATTCATCGCCGTTGCGGGCGAGTCGATCTCGGTACTGGATATCGCAAAAATCCTGCGGGCAAACCTGGGGAAGCAGGCCGACAAAGTACCAACCCGCGAACTCCCAAGCTGGCTGATTCGTGTCGTCAGTTGGTTTAATCCAGAAGTCAGGCTGATTATCCCGCATCTGGACCTTGTCAAACGAGCCAGCAGCGAAAAAGCCCAGCGACTGCTGAACTGGCAGCCCCGTTCGAACGAAGAAGCGGTGCTCGCCACCGGCGAAAGCCTGATTCGCCTGGGATTGGTATAA